In Fundulus heteroclitus isolate FHET01 chromosome 18, MU-UCD_Fhet_4.1, whole genome shotgun sequence, a single genomic region encodes these proteins:
- the fosb gene encoding protein fosB isoform X2 produces the protein MQLFWKETKTTSTGNKEINGDTVRSRDTAFSFGPPGEMYQGFPGDPDSGSRGSSSPSIESQYLSSVDSFGSPPTTSAPQECASAGAGLSIVGSRPGSGVGGEMPSSFVPTVTAITTSQDLQWMVQPTLISSQASGQSSSTGTTTMTQPVSLVDPYDMPGPSYSSGSCFTPPSSETPVPAPGPTRQSRPRSRRARDESLTPEEEEKRRVRRERNKLAAAKCRNRRRELTDRLQSETDILEEEKAELEAEISELQKEKERLEFVLVAHQPNCKIPYHEQAQQASATLPQVQSQLTPHSSQSLPPPVSIVGLTMKEDSFYLPPAYTAHPTPTQPQPPVQQQQQQQVQQQQHPQAGMMQEVEFSSSFYGSAEPAPGGPCLMASDSGGGGVNHDDAAIGSYNTSYTSSFVFTYPEGACGVSANQRNSSSEQSSDSLNSPSLLAL, from the exons ATGCAACTGTTTTGGAAAGAAACGAAGACCACCTCAACGGGAAACAAGGAGATTAACG GTGACACCGTGCGCTCCCGGGATACCGCCTTCTCTTTCGGTCCCCCCGGGGAGATGTACCAAGGGTTTCCCGGCGACCCCGACAGCGGATCCCGTGGAAGCTCGTCTCCGTCCATAGAGTCCCAGTACCTGTCCTCCGTGGACTCCTTCGGGAGCCCGCCCACCACCAGTGCTCCGCAG GAGTGTGCGTCAGCAGGCGCTGGCTTGAGCATTGTGGGCAGCAGGCCAGGGAGCGGTGTCGGAGGTGAGATGCCCAGTTCATTTGTGCCCACCGTCACCGCCATAACTACCAGTCAGGACCTGCAGTGGATGGTGCAGCCGACCCTCATCTCCTCCCAGGCCTCTGGGCAGAGTAGCTCCACCGGCACCACGACCATGACCCAGCCGGTGTCGCTGGTGGACCCGTACGACATGCCCGGCCCCAGCTACTCCTCGGGGTCCTGTTTCACCCCTCCCAGTTCAGAAACTCCAGTGCCAGCGCCGGGCCCCACCCGGCAGTCCAGGCCCCGCAGCCGCCGCGCACGAGACGAGTCT TTAACacctgaggaggaggaaaagaggCGCGTCCGCCGCGAGAGAAACAAGCTGGCTGCGGCCAAATGCAGAAACCGCAGACGGGAACTGACAGACAGACTGCAGTCG GAGACTGACATACTTGAGGAGGAGAAGGCGGAGCTGGAGGCCGAGATCTCAGAGCTGCAGAAGGAGAAAGAGCGCCTAGAGTTTGTACTGGTGGCCCACCAGCCGAATTGCAAGATCCCATACCACGAGCAGGCTCAACAGGCCTCAGCGACGCTCCCTCAAGTCCAGTCCCAGCTCACTCCTCACAGCTCACAGAGCCTGCCACCTCCTGTCTCCATTGTGGGCTTGACTATGAAGGAGGACTCTTTCTATCTCCCTCCTGCCTACACGGCCCACCCGACCCCCACACAGCCCCAGCCTccagtgcagcagcagcagcagcagcaagtccagcagcagcagcacccccAAGCAGGGATGATGCAGGAGGTAGAGTTTTCTAGTTCTTTCTACGGCTCAGCTGAGCCAGCGCCTGGTGGGCCATGCCTCATGGCCAGTgacagtggtggtggtggtgttaaCCATGACGATGCGGCCATTGGCAGTTACAACACCTCATACACATCTTCATTTGTGTTCACCTACCCAGAGGGAGCCTGCGGGGTCAGTGCCAACCAGCGGAACAGCAGTAGCGAGCAGTCATCTGATTCCCTGAACTCGCCTTCACTGCTGGCGCTCTGA
- the fosb gene encoding protein fosB isoform X1: MQLFWKETKTTSTGNKEINGDTVRSRDTAFSFGPPGEMYQGFPGDPDSGSRGSSSPSIESQYLSSVDSFGSPPTTSAPQECASAGAGLSIVGSRPGSGVGGEMPSSFVPTVTAITTSQDLQWMVQPTLISSQASGQSSSTGTTTMTQPVSLVDPYDMPGPSYSSGSCFTPPSSETPVPAPGPTRQSRPRSRRARDESVSEDGDVGVLLTPEEEEKRRVRRERNKLAAAKCRNRRRELTDRLQSETDILEEEKAELEAEISELQKEKERLEFVLVAHQPNCKIPYHEQAQQASATLPQVQSQLTPHSSQSLPPPVSIVGLTMKEDSFYLPPAYTAHPTPTQPQPPVQQQQQQQVQQQQHPQAGMMQEVEFSSSFYGSAEPAPGGPCLMASDSGGGGVNHDDAAIGSYNTSYTSSFVFTYPEGACGVSANQRNSSSEQSSDSLNSPSLLAL, translated from the exons ATGCAACTGTTTTGGAAAGAAACGAAGACCACCTCAACGGGAAACAAGGAGATTAACG GTGACACCGTGCGCTCCCGGGATACCGCCTTCTCTTTCGGTCCCCCCGGGGAGATGTACCAAGGGTTTCCCGGCGACCCCGACAGCGGATCCCGTGGAAGCTCGTCTCCGTCCATAGAGTCCCAGTACCTGTCCTCCGTGGACTCCTTCGGGAGCCCGCCCACCACCAGTGCTCCGCAG GAGTGTGCGTCAGCAGGCGCTGGCTTGAGCATTGTGGGCAGCAGGCCAGGGAGCGGTGTCGGAGGTGAGATGCCCAGTTCATTTGTGCCCACCGTCACCGCCATAACTACCAGTCAGGACCTGCAGTGGATGGTGCAGCCGACCCTCATCTCCTCCCAGGCCTCTGGGCAGAGTAGCTCCACCGGCACCACGACCATGACCCAGCCGGTGTCGCTGGTGGACCCGTACGACATGCCCGGCCCCAGCTACTCCTCGGGGTCCTGTTTCACCCCTCCCAGTTCAGAAACTCCAGTGCCAGCGCCGGGCCCCACCCGGCAGTCCAGGCCCCGCAGCCGCCGCGCACGAGACGAGTCTGTGAGTGAAGATGGAGATGTTGGTGTGTTA TTAACacctgaggaggaggaaaagaggCGCGTCCGCCGCGAGAGAAACAAGCTGGCTGCGGCCAAATGCAGAAACCGCAGACGGGAACTGACAGACAGACTGCAGTCG GAGACTGACATACTTGAGGAGGAGAAGGCGGAGCTGGAGGCCGAGATCTCAGAGCTGCAGAAGGAGAAAGAGCGCCTAGAGTTTGTACTGGTGGCCCACCAGCCGAATTGCAAGATCCCATACCACGAGCAGGCTCAACAGGCCTCAGCGACGCTCCCTCAAGTCCAGTCCCAGCTCACTCCTCACAGCTCACAGAGCCTGCCACCTCCTGTCTCCATTGTGGGCTTGACTATGAAGGAGGACTCTTTCTATCTCCCTCCTGCCTACACGGCCCACCCGACCCCCACACAGCCCCAGCCTccagtgcagcagcagcagcagcagcaagtccagcagcagcagcacccccAAGCAGGGATGATGCAGGAGGTAGAGTTTTCTAGTTCTTTCTACGGCTCAGCTGAGCCAGCGCCTGGTGGGCCATGCCTCATGGCCAGTgacagtggtggtggtggtgttaaCCATGACGATGCGGCCATTGGCAGTTACAACACCTCATACACATCTTCATTTGTGTTCACCTACCCAGAGGGAGCCTGCGGGGTCAGTGCCAACCAGCGGAACAGCAGTAGCGAGCAGTCATCTGATTCCCTGAACTCGCCTTCACTGCTGGCGCTCTGA